In one Saccharibacillus brassicae genomic region, the following are encoded:
- a CDS encoding AAA family ATPase produces the protein MKFVIIFGPQAVGKMTVGQALAAQTGLKLFHNHMSIDFVSSFFDYGTPAGKRLVSLIRQEIFEEVSKSDLEGLIFTFVWAFDLSGDRDYIEQISDLFESRGGIVYWVELEADLEERKKRNKTENRLLHKPSKRDVAWSEGELVKTYEQYRLNSLPGEIDRSNYIKIDNFGREADEVAQMIRERFDL, from the coding sequence GTGAAGTTCGTTATTATCTTTGGTCCCCAGGCCGTAGGCAAGATGACGGTGGGACAGGCTTTGGCTGCCCAAACCGGGTTGAAGCTTTTTCATAATCATATGTCGATCGATTTCGTATCTTCGTTTTTTGATTACGGTACGCCTGCCGGCAAGCGGTTGGTAAGTCTGATCCGGCAGGAGATTTTTGAAGAAGTGTCCAAAAGCGACCTGGAAGGACTTATCTTTACGTTCGTATGGGCGTTCGACCTTTCAGGCGACCGGGACTACATCGAGCAAATTTCAGATCTTTTTGAATCCAGAGGCGGTATTGTTTATTGGGTAGAGCTGGAAGCGGATCTGGAAGAGCGCAAAAAACGAAACAAGACGGAGAACAGGCTGCTGCATAAGCCGAGCAAACGGGATGTGGCATGGTCGGAGGGCGAATTGGTTAAAACATACGAGCAATATAGATTGAATTCTTTGCCCGGAGAGATTGACAGATCCAACTACATAAAGATCGATAACTTTGGGCGCGAAGCCGATGAGGTAGCCCAAATGATCAGAGAAAGGTTTGATTTGTAA
- a CDS encoding DUF3139 domain-containing protein: MKKQRIIAASVLAGLILIPVLYVQANKWIYAHRVTEYLLHEKAYERAEIKSIEGKWGGALPPFYVVVEFVNEPKIVYTYFAHSDVRQVHYQLKGERIGDGVPSMALKNLDQKFN, translated from the coding sequence ATGAAAAAACAGCGCATCATTGCCGCATCCGTTCTGGCCGGACTGATCCTGATCCCCGTGCTGTATGTTCAAGCGAACAAGTGGATCTACGCGCACCGGGTAACGGAGTATCTGCTGCACGAAAAAGCGTATGAGCGGGCAGAAATCAAGTCGATCGAAGGCAAATGGGGAGGCGCACTTCCGCCTTTTTACGTAGTCGTCGAGTTCGTGAACGAGCCGAAAATCGTATACACTTATTTTGCCCACAGCGACGTCAGGCAGGTCCATTATCAGTTAAAAGGCGAAAGAATCGGCGACGGAGTTCCCAGCATGGCTTTGAAAAATCTTGATCAAAAGTTCAATTAG
- a CDS encoding ArsR/SmtB family transcription factor translates to MEQQSLSAVEDGFRQNRDVILALGNETRQAILITLLRQSQGPGMRVGEIERHTHLSRPAVSHQLKVLKEAGIVDVHREGTRNYYRLNAIERLQALRNLVDSILSQCE, encoded by the coding sequence ATGGAGCAGCAATCGTTATCGGCGGTTGAAGACGGTTTTAGGCAGAATCGGGACGTGATCCTGGCGCTTGGGAACGAGACCCGGCAGGCCATTTTGATTACGCTGCTGCGACAATCGCAGGGCCCAGGCATGCGGGTCGGCGAGATCGAGCGGCATACGCATCTGTCCCGTCCGGCCGTGTCGCATCAACTGAAAGTGCTGAAGGAAGCCGGAATCGTAGACGTGCACCGCGAAGGGACGAGAAATTATTATCGGTTGAACGCGATCGAACGGCTGCAGGCGCTGCGGAATCTGGTCGATTCCATTTTGTCGCAGTGCGAATAA
- a CDS encoding GNAT family N-acetyltransferase codes for MITLRKITLDNRRAIFNLEVEDHQQSYVASNLSSVASCYVLLTNGSRPFPLAIYADEEPVGFVMIIHGDTGYELPSIVDDSYCIMRLMIDKKFQNRGYGREAMTEILKFIRTFPAGPATYCWIPYEADNVHAKRLYESFGFQGNGEFTDGEPITVLKL; via the coding sequence ATGATCACTCTGCGCAAAATCACGTTGGATAACCGGCGCGCCATTTTCAATCTGGAAGTCGAAGACCATCAACAAAGCTACGTCGCCTCGAATCTGTCCAGCGTCGCGTCCTGCTACGTGCTGCTCACCAACGGCAGCCGTCCGTTTCCGCTGGCGATCTACGCGGACGAAGAGCCGGTCGGATTCGTCATGATCATTCACGGCGACACCGGTTACGAACTTCCGTCCATCGTGGACGACAGTTACTGCATCATGCGATTAATGATCGACAAAAAGTTCCAGAACCGCGGCTACGGCCGGGAAGCGATGACGGAAATTTTGAAGTTCATCCGTACGTTCCCCGCCGGACCGGCGACCTACTGCTGGATTCCGTACGAAGCCGACAATGTCCATGCCAAGCGGCTGTACGAAAGTTTCGGCTTCCAAGGCAACGGCGAATTCACCGACGGCGAGCCGATCACGGTGCTGAAGCTGTGA
- a CDS encoding DUF4259 domain-containing protein encodes MGAWGYGIFENDETMDWQADLVRSEGLDMLRESIERAVGDEDMEAQTASIALGAIAVLAALQEQALNAEFEHMEELQAWIHRHRGTGTELNGKARQVIQQILEQSELKELWEETDEYAEWESTVTGLGERLGE; translated from the coding sequence ATGGGAGCATGGGGTTACGGCATTTTCGAAAATGACGAGACGATGGATTGGCAGGCCGATCTGGTACGCTCGGAAGGGCTGGACATGCTGAGGGAATCGATCGAGCGTGCGGTTGGGGACGAGGATATGGAGGCGCAGACCGCTTCGATCGCTTTGGGAGCGATTGCCGTACTGGCTGCTCTACAGGAGCAGGCGCTGAACGCGGAATTCGAACATATGGAAGAACTGCAAGCCTGGATCCATCGACATCGCGGAACCGGAACAGAGCTGAACGGCAAAGCCCGGCAGGTCATTCAACAAATATTGGAGCAGTCCGAACTGAAAGAATTGTGGGAAGAAACGGACGAGTATGCAGAATGGGAAAGTACGGTAACGGGATTGGGGGAGCGGCTCGGGGAATGA
- a CDS encoding protein tyrosine phosphatase translates to MFNALPDWDVRSAGTENGARVKVTGGHIGWADTIMVMEKRHTRRLKEKFAAELRGKRLICLDIPDDYGYMDEELIELLKNRVAEHLELPADF, encoded by the coding sequence ATGTTCAACGCACTGCCGGATTGGGACGTTCGATCCGCCGGCACGGAGAACGGGGCGCGTGTCAAAGTAACCGGAGGCCATATCGGCTGGGCGGATACGATCATGGTGATGGAAAAGCGGCATACCCGGAGGCTCAAAGAAAAGTTCGCCGCAGAACTGCGAGGCAAACGGCTGATCTGTCTCGACATCCCGGACGATTACGGCTACATGGACGAGGAATTGATCGAATTGTTGAAAAACCGGGTAGCGGAACATTTGGAGCTCCCGGCGGATTTTTGA
- a CDS encoding class I SAM-dependent methyltransferase → MSTFFDAAVWEEEWQAYGDGAAKRMRRSGIDPATAFNGKAAKFNEQSFNEEGRRRSARIVNWLAGRGVKFDGASVLDIGAASGVFTVPFAERGAKVTAFESSPPQVELLQANTVRFTENKVEIVSGQFEQIDIEQKGWKEAFDLVFVSMCPVVHDWNSVERILSCARRFAYISMPVSSSENSLVTEVTPLITGQPFRANVTEMGYLLHLLLLKGYAYETLVTSELKTTEHTPEEALEEAMMWLRHHNLPADERSRGIVQDHLKRHYPPDLVRVQQGGRFGKVLIRLQDRQMYVEE, encoded by the coding sequence ATGAGCACTTTTTTCGACGCGGCAGTGTGGGAAGAGGAATGGCAGGCGTACGGAGACGGCGCGGCGAAGCGGATGCGCAGATCGGGCATCGACCCGGCGACCGCGTTCAACGGCAAAGCGGCGAAGTTCAACGAACAATCGTTTAACGAAGAAGGACGCAGACGCAGCGCAAGAATCGTGAACTGGCTCGCCGGCCGCGGCGTCAAGTTCGACGGCGCGTCGGTGCTGGATATCGGGGCCGCTTCGGGCGTGTTCACGGTACCTTTTGCCGAACGGGGAGCCAAAGTGACCGCTTTCGAATCTTCGCCGCCGCAGGTCGAACTGCTGCAAGCGAACACGGTCCGTTTTACGGAAAACAAGGTCGAGATCGTCTCCGGGCAGTTCGAACAAATCGATATCGAGCAAAAAGGATGGAAGGAAGCGTTCGATCTCGTCTTCGTCTCGATGTGTCCGGTCGTACACGATTGGAACAGCGTCGAGCGAATCTTGAGCTGCGCCCGCCGATTTGCCTATATCAGCATGCCGGTCAGTTCGTCCGAGAACAGCCTGGTCACCGAAGTGACGCCGCTCATTACCGGCCAGCCGTTCCGGGCGAACGTGACGGAGATGGGCTACCTGCTGCATCTGCTGCTGCTCAAAGGGTATGCTTACGAGACGCTCGTCACGAGCGAGCTGAAGACGACCGAACATACGCCCGAAGAAGCGCTGGAAGAAGCGATGATGTGGCTGCGCCACCATAATCTGCCCGCCGACGAGCGCAGCCGCGGTATCGTGCAGGACCATCTCAAGCGCCATTATCCGCCGGATCTCGTTCGGGTGCAGCAGGGCGGACGTTTCGGCAAAGTGTTGATCCGGCTGCAGGACCGGCAGATGTACGTGGAAGAGTAA
- a CDS encoding aldo/keto reductase: protein MKRSVTAGNGVEIPQIGFGIYKIKQGAGEDFDKTILAAIQAGYRHFDTARIYGNEAALGSAIDRSKIPREQFFLTSKAWTTELGYTRTRKAFEQSCRKLGTNVLDMYLIHFAGPGYVEAWKAIEELYEEGRIRVIGVANFEIEHLERLMQQAQIPPMLNQIETHPEFQQSPLRAYMERHHILHEAWAPLGQGSRTLLENKELTAIAAAHDCTTAQIILAWHLHRGTIVIPKSSHPVRMRENIQSVNIVLTPGELERIAQLDTKTRYSANPTGFQIHPLFVQTMKWFVR, encoded by the coding sequence ATGAAGCGCAGCGTAACTGCCGGTAACGGCGTGGAAATTCCCCAAATAGGGTTCGGGATTTACAAAATCAAGCAGGGAGCGGGAGAAGACTTCGACAAAACGATTCTGGCAGCCATTCAAGCCGGTTATCGTCATTTCGATACGGCGCGAATCTATGGGAATGAAGCGGCGCTGGGCAGCGCGATCGATCGCAGCAAGATCCCGCGCGAGCAATTTTTTCTGACTTCCAAAGCCTGGACGACAGAACTCGGATATACGCGTACGCGAAAAGCGTTCGAACAAAGCTGCCGCAAGCTGGGAACGAACGTTTTGGATATGTACCTGATCCATTTCGCAGGCCCGGGTTATGTGGAAGCCTGGAAAGCCATCGAAGAATTGTACGAGGAAGGCCGTATCCGGGTAATTGGCGTTGCAAATTTCGAGATCGAACATTTGGAGCGGCTGATGCAGCAGGCCCAAATTCCGCCGATGCTCAACCAGATCGAGACCCATCCGGAATTTCAGCAAAGTCCGCTGCGCGCTTATATGGAGCGGCATCATATTTTGCACGAAGCGTGGGCACCGTTGGGACAAGGCAGCCGGACGCTTTTGGAAAATAAGGAGTTAACGGCAATCGCAGCGGCCCATGACTGTACGACGGCCCAGATCATTCTCGCTTGGCATTTGCACCGCGGCACGATCGTGATTCCAAAATCGTCCCATCCGGTTCGGATGCGGGAAAATATACAGTCGGTCAATATCGTGTTGACGCCGGGCGAACTGGAACGTATTGCGCAGCTGGATACAAAAACGCGTTATTCGGCGAATCCGACAGGCTTTCAGATTCATCCGCTATTCGTGCAGACGATGAAATGGTTTGTTCGTTGA
- a CDS encoding alpha/beta fold hydrolase, producing MNVQHKYAQVNGLNLFYREAGSRHNPTVLLLHGFPSSSHMYRNLIVRLADRYHVVAPDYPGFGSSDQPTPEEFTYTFENLAKLMHDFTEQLQLERYSLYVHDYGAPVGYRLAVMHPQRVQGIISQNGNAYEAGLEPGWAPIRAYWNNPDDAAIRQGVADLLSIETTRHQYVNGTRDPESISPDNWNHDQIHLDRAGNAEIQLALFYDYRNNLTAYPTWHDYFREYQPPMLVAWGRHDMFFGVKGALAYMEDLRNVDVHLLNTGHFPLEEELEISVKLILHFLDTQVAAQ from the coding sequence ATGAACGTCCAACACAAGTATGCACAAGTAAACGGCTTGAATCTGTTCTACCGGGAAGCCGGCAGCCGCCACAATCCGACGGTGCTGCTGCTGCACGGATTTCCTTCTTCCTCGCATATGTATCGCAATCTGATCGTGCGCCTTGCGGACCGTTACCACGTCGTCGCGCCCGATTATCCGGGATTCGGCAGCAGCGATCAGCCGACCCCGGAGGAATTTACGTACACGTTCGAGAATCTGGCCAAACTGATGCACGATTTTACCGAGCAGCTGCAGCTGGAACGCTACAGTCTGTACGTACACGATTACGGCGCTCCCGTCGGCTATCGTCTGGCCGTTATGCATCCGCAGCGGGTGCAGGGGATCATTTCCCAGAACGGCAATGCTTATGAAGCAGGCCTTGAACCGGGCTGGGCACCTATTCGCGCCTACTGGAATAATCCGGACGATGCCGCGATCCGTCAGGGCGTCGCCGACCTGCTGTCGATCGAGACGACCCGGCACCAGTATGTGAACGGCACGCGCGATCCCGAATCGATCAGCCCGGACAACTGGAACCATGATCAGATTCATCTGGACCGGGCCGGCAATGCGGAGATCCAGCTCGCGCTGTTCTACGATTACCGGAATAATCTGACGGCCTATCCAACCTGGCACGACTATTTCCGGGAATACCAACCGCCAATGCTGGTCGCCTGGGGACGGCACGATATGTTCTTCGGGGTCAAAGGCGCTCTGGCCTATATGGAAGACCTGCGGAACGTGGACGTCCATCTGCTCAATACGGGGCATTTTCCGCTTGAAGAAGAGTTGGAGATTAGCGTTAAGCTTATCCTGCACTTTCTGGATACTCAGGTGGCAGCCCAATGA
- a CDS encoding GrpB family protein: MSEPQNDWPIWATEAVEIKPGDETWAAKGQAEAEHLHRLLSPYGVREIEHIGSTSIPGLPAKPILDLMAKIPSYDELEAVIARLQQEDWHYVPLALDGHEWRRFFVKVENDRRKCHLHLMREHEARWDVQLRFRDLMRHQPESVRQYARLKRDLAERYTDDREAYTRAKSEFIESVLEGGHR, from the coding sequence ATGAGCGAACCCCAAAACGATTGGCCGATCTGGGCGACGGAAGCGGTAGAGATCAAGCCGGGCGACGAGACCTGGGCGGCAAAAGGGCAAGCGGAGGCGGAGCATCTGCATCGGCTGCTGTCTCCGTACGGCGTACGCGAGATCGAACATATCGGCAGCACGTCGATCCCCGGCCTGCCGGCCAAGCCGATTCTCGATCTGATGGCGAAAATTCCGTCCTACGACGAACTGGAAGCCGTGATCGCGCGTTTACAACAAGAAGACTGGCATTACGTGCCGCTTGCGCTGGACGGTCATGAATGGCGGCGATTTTTCGTCAAAGTGGAGAACGATCGGCGCAAATGCCATCTGCATCTGATGCGGGAGCACGAAGCGCGCTGGGACGTCCAGCTGCGCTTCCGGGACCTTATGCGGCATCAGCCGGAGTCGGTCCGGCAGTATGCCCGGCTGAAACGGGACCTGGCCGAGCGCTACACGGACGACCGGGAAGCGTATACGCGTGCGAAAAGCGAGTTTATCGAGAGCGTGCTGGAAGGAGGTCATCGATGA
- a CDS encoding zinc dependent phospholipase C family protein — MPWPMVHLAISQRLYSGSPTPELLLGSLAPDAVHVRGNVTREEKGMTHLVHAGKLPNPQRIFEKFNEYVEMRQERGWNDFIIGYFTHIYTDLRWTETLYTEFEQRYAGDRIREVYNTETSQLEFELQKSVKETAEIKRQLACAKGYTIPPFVTADEVKRYRDLKLDWLNDPGNEPCIPNVYFTGDQVERFITDTTAELKANLQPNKKERM; from the coding sequence ATGCCTTGGCCTATGGTTCATCTGGCGATCTCGCAGCGGCTCTATTCGGGAAGTCCCACGCCGGAACTATTGCTGGGAAGTCTGGCCCCGGATGCCGTGCATGTCAGGGGGAACGTCACGCGGGAAGAAAAAGGGATGACGCATCTTGTCCATGCAGGAAAACTGCCCAACCCGCAGCGGATATTCGAGAAGTTCAACGAGTATGTAGAGATGCGGCAGGAACGCGGGTGGAACGATTTTATAATTGGTTACTTTACCCATATTTATACGGATTTGAGATGGACGGAGACGCTATATACCGAGTTTGAACAGCGATATGCCGGAGATCGGATCCGGGAAGTCTACAACACCGAGACCAGCCAACTGGAATTCGAGCTTCAAAAATCGGTCAAGGAAACCGCCGAGATAAAAAGGCAGTTGGCATGTGCCAAAGGGTATACGATCCCGCCTTTCGTGACCGCCGACGAAGTGAAGCGGTATCGGGATCTCAAGTTGGATTGGCTGAACGATCCCGGTAACGAACCTTGTATCCCAAACGTCTATTTTACCGGGGATCAAGTGGAGCGATTCATTACCGATACGACGGCAGAACTCAAAGCGAATTTACAACCCAACAAGAAGGAGCGGATGTAA
- a CDS encoding DUF1569 domain-containing protein, whose product MQTLFEHSTTDEVIARIERLHADLQPQWGEMNVAQMLAHCAAFQDIAAGISGASRSWLGFFVGQLAKPVFYNDRPLPTNMSTLPEIRIADEKSFEAEKEKLIRKLRTFQANGPQGCTTRPHPFFGKLSAEQWGKGMYKHIDHHLRQFGA is encoded by the coding sequence ATGCAGACGCTGTTCGAGCATTCAACTACCGACGAAGTGATCGCCCGTATCGAACGATTGCATGCCGACTTGCAGCCGCAGTGGGGAGAGATGAATGTGGCCCAGATGTTGGCGCATTGCGCGGCTTTTCAGGACATCGCGGCCGGAATCTCCGGCGCTTCGAGAAGTTGGTTGGGATTTTTCGTCGGACAGCTGGCCAAGCCGGTCTTTTACAACGACCGACCGCTGCCGACAAACATGTCCACCCTGCCGGAGATCCGGATCGCCGACGAAAAATCTTTTGAAGCGGAAAAAGAAAAATTGATCCGAAAACTCCGTACGTTTCAGGCGAACGGACCGCAGGGCTGCACAACGCGGCCGCATCCTTTTTTCGGAAAATTGTCTGCGGAGCAGTGGGGCAAAGGCATGTATAAGCATATCGATCATCATCTTCGGCAGTTCGGCGCATGA
- a CDS encoding NAD(P)H-dependent flavin oxidoreductase: protein MTLSMHTRICDLFGIRYPLVLAGMAGIANMAPLVSAVSAAGGLGTLGAAYLKPDEIRAVVRDIRQLTDRPFAVNLFAPGKPDDYENFDIVNRQLDGIRRSLGVPHPAQGEIRTPDLFERQFDVLLEEQVRILSLTFGLLPERHSQRAKAAGMRVIATATTVDEAIQAEQAGCDAVVAQGSEAGGHRGTFDTTLRRMGTNIGTMALVPQTADAVHIPVIAAGGLMDGRGLAASLILGASGVQMGTRFLTSVESGAHPAYKRALLGSTEESTVLTDAFSGRPARGIRNAFISEWEAGGLDPLPFPTQNTLTRDIRSAAARQNDPEHMALWAGQGTRLLTEHLAAAEIVRQTIEEARRLLG from the coding sequence ATGACCTTATCCATGCACACCCGCATTTGCGATCTGTTCGGTATTCGTTATCCGCTCGTGCTGGCCGGCATGGCGGGGATCGCGAATATGGCTCCGCTCGTCTCCGCGGTGTCCGCGGCCGGAGGACTGGGCACGCTCGGAGCCGCTTATCTGAAGCCGGACGAGATTCGCGCAGTCGTTCGCGATATTCGGCAGCTCACCGATCGGCCGTTTGCGGTCAATCTGTTCGCGCCGGGCAAGCCGGACGATTACGAAAATTTCGATATCGTCAACCGGCAGTTGGACGGCATCCGTCGTTCGCTTGGCGTTCCGCATCCGGCGCAGGGCGAGATTCGGACGCCGGATCTGTTCGAGCGGCAGTTCGACGTGCTGCTTGAAGAGCAGGTGCGGATCCTGAGCCTGACGTTCGGGCTGCTGCCGGAGCGGCACAGCCAGCGGGCAAAAGCGGCAGGCATGCGGGTGATCGCGACGGCCACGACGGTGGACGAAGCGATTCAAGCGGAGCAGGCCGGCTGCGACGCGGTCGTTGCCCAGGGCAGCGAAGCGGGCGGCCATCGCGGAACGTTCGATACGACGCTTCGGCGGATGGGCACGAATATCGGCACGATGGCGCTTGTTCCGCAGACCGCGGATGCGGTGCATATTCCGGTCATCGCGGCGGGCGGCCTGATGGACGGCAGAGGGCTTGCCGCTTCGCTGATTCTCGGAGCGTCGGGCGTGCAGATGGGCACGCGCTTTCTTACGTCGGTGGAGTCCGGCGCGCATCCGGCGTACAAACGGGCGCTGCTGGGCAGCACGGAAGAGAGCACGGTGCTGACCGATGCTTTTTCCGGCCGTCCGGCCCGGGGCATTCGGAACGCGTTTATCTCCGAATGGGAAGCCGGGGGGCTCGATCCGCTGCCTTTTCCGACGCAGAATACGCTGACGCGGGATATTCGCAGCGCCGCCGCCCGGCAAAACGACCCGGAGCATATGGCACTCTGGGCGGGACAAGGCACGCGGCTGCTGACGGAACATCTGGCGGCGGCAGAGATCGTGCGGCAGACGATCGAAGAAGCGCGGCGCCTGTTGGGCTGA
- a CDS encoding AAA family ATPase, with translation MMIWINGAFGSGKSTTAEELHRCLPDSFVYDPEQAGYFIRQNTPGRLHLPDFQDDPLWRSINGSLLSRIAREYTGTILIPMTIVNRDYWDELVGGLRRQTIDVRCFTLSASRETLLQRLRSRGEDEHSWSAGRIDECVSALSVSEFGLPIVTDDLSPEAVAERIAAECGLVLV, from the coding sequence ATGATGATCTGGATAAACGGAGCGTTTGGTTCCGGCAAATCGACGACCGCGGAGGAGCTGCATCGGTGCCTGCCGGATTCGTTCGTCTACGACCCGGAGCAGGCAGGCTATTTCATTCGGCAAAATACGCCCGGCCGCTTGCATCTGCCCGATTTTCAGGACGATCCCCTATGGCGGTCGATCAATGGGTCTCTACTGAGCCGGATCGCCCGCGAATATACCGGGACGATCCTCATCCCGATGACGATCGTTAATCGCGATTATTGGGACGAATTGGTCGGCGGACTGCGCAGGCAGACGATCGATGTGCGTTGTTTTACGCTGTCGGCCAGTCGCGAGACGCTGCTGCAACGGCTGCGCAGTCGGGGAGAAGACGAACATTCCTGGTCGGCGGGCCGGATCGACGAATGTGTGTCCGCCTTATCGGTGTCCGAATTCGGACTTCCTATTGTGACCGACGACCTGTCCCCGGAAGCGGTCGCCGAGAGAATCGCAGCCGAATGCGGCCTGGTTTTGGTCTAA
- a CDS encoding SET domain-containing protein: MIEIKHSQLSSGEFTRGVFATRDIAKGELIHEAPVVAYENEDHEHIEKTILADYVFEYGANHTAILLGYGSLLNHSYTPNATYEISFDKHTFDFYAYTDIKAGEEVLINYNGEEDCTDPLWFMDDYVASDEDESESESESEKA, encoded by the coding sequence ATGATCGAAATCAAGCATTCCCAACTCAGCAGCGGCGAGTTTACGCGCGGCGTCTTTGCGACCCGCGATATTGCCAAAGGCGAACTCATTCATGAAGCTCCGGTCGTGGCTTACGAGAACGAAGACCACGAACATATCGAGAAAACGATTCTCGCCGACTACGTGTTCGAATACGGGGCCAACCATACGGCGATCCTGCTCGGCTACGGCAGCCTGCTCAACCATTCCTATACGCCGAACGCTACGTACGAGATCAGCTTCGACAAGCATACGTTCGACTTCTACGCCTATACCGATATCAAGGCGGGCGAAGAGGTCCTGATTAACTACAACGGCGAAGAAGATTGTACCGACCCGCTGTGGTTTATGGACGATTATGTAGCTTCCGACGAAGATGAATCGGAATCGGAATCGGAATCGGAAAAAGCATAA
- a CDS encoding TetR/AcrR family transcriptional regulator, whose translation MANKSKKEQIIQVASGLFNQQGIRATGVDQVVAESKVAKMTLYNHFPSKDALVLDYLKRQDEQWMAWFKSSIDRRGGTPQDRLLAIYDVLGEWFAEPDFTGCAFIKAASEFSDSSHPYHKAAHHYKVELRSHMEALTAQCEVRQPEALSNMLYLLMEGAITAYMLESDLESAVHARAAAEVLLERFATSQVSGREQPRSQSDFAGL comes from the coding sequence ATGGCCAACAAAAGCAAAAAAGAACAAATCATTCAGGTCGCTTCGGGGCTGTTCAACCAGCAGGGCATTCGCGCAACCGGAGTCGATCAGGTGGTCGCCGAATCCAAAGTAGCCAAAATGACATTATATAATCATTTTCCGTCCAAAGACGCACTGGTACTGGATTATTTGAAACGGCAGGACGAGCAGTGGATGGCCTGGTTCAAATCTTCGATCGACCGTCGGGGCGGCACGCCGCAGGATCGCCTGCTGGCGATCTACGACGTGTTGGGCGAATGGTTTGCCGAACCGGACTTCACCGGCTGCGCTTTTATCAAAGCGGCTTCGGAATTTTCGGACAGCAGTCATCCGTATCACAAGGCCGCTCACCACTACAAAGTGGAGCTGCGATCCCATATGGAGGCATTGACCGCCCAATGCGAAGTCCGGCAGCCGGAAGCTTTGTCGAACATGCTGTACTTGCTGATGGAAGGGGCGATCACCGCTTACATGCTGGAGAGCGACCTTGAATCGGCCGTGCATGCCCGCGCAGCCGCGGAAGTCCTGCTGGAACGTTTTGCTACTTCACAAGTGTCTGGAAGAGAACAGCCAAGGTCGCAGAGTGACTTTGCTGGCTTATGA
- a CDS encoding GyrI-like domain-containing protein: MDPKIDYKKDYKAFYQPKTVPEVIAIPSMPFLTIEGSGDPNEEAFAQATGALYSLSYAVRMSHLSGDVPEGYYAYTVFPLEGIWDLVDHSKPSTDKSNLKYKIMIRQPDFLTDVGFQRFLAQTVKKKPNPALERVRFERIEDGPSCQMLHVGRFEDEPASFARMEQFCGANGWTRLSKLHREIYLSDPRKTAPEKRKTVLRFPVGQTVEKS; the protein is encoded by the coding sequence ATGGACCCAAAAATCGATTACAAAAAAGACTACAAAGCGTTCTACCAGCCGAAAACCGTTCCGGAAGTGATCGCGATTCCATCCATGCCTTTCCTGACAATCGAAGGAAGCGGAGATCCCAACGAAGAAGCGTTTGCGCAGGCGACAGGAGCGCTGTACAGTCTGAGCTATGCGGTCCGAATGTCCCATCTGAGCGGCGACGTGCCGGAAGGGTACTATGCCTATACGGTGTTTCCGCTGGAAGGGATCTGGGACCTCGTCGACCATTCGAAGCCTTCGACGGACAAAAGCAATTTGAAGTACAAAATTATGATTCGCCAGCCCGACTTTTTGACGGATGTCGGATTCCAACGCTTTCTGGCGCAGACTGTAAAGAAGAAGCCCAATCCAGCCTTGGAGCGCGTCCGGTTCGAGCGGATCGAAGACGGACCCAGCTGCCAGATGCTGCATGTCGGCCGCTTCGAAGACGAGCCGGCCAGCTTCGCCCGAATGGAACAGTTTTGCGGCGCAAACGGCTGGACGCGTCTGAGTAAACTGCATCGCGAAATCTACCTGTCGGACCCGAGAAAAACGGCGCCGGAAAAAAGAAAAACGGTTCTGCGCTTCCCCGTGGGTCAGACGGTAGAGAAGTCGTAA